DNA sequence from the Actinomycetota bacterium genome:
AACGAGCTCCCCACGGGCGAGACGGAGTTCACGGCCGAGCTGGCCGGGCTGGTGGCGGCCGGCCGGCGCCGGGCCGCGGTCGAGTTCTTCCACCGCGGGATCGGCGTCCCCGATGAGGTCATGGCCCAGATGACGCCGGCGGTCTGGGCGGCCCTGGAGGCGGTCGCGCCCACGCTCGTCTACGACTGCCGGCTCTCGGACGCCATGTCGCTCCCGCTCGTCCGCACCGTGACAGCGCCCACGCTGGTCCTCGACAGCCAGGGCAGCACCGGCGACCTCACCGGCATGTCGGCGGCGGTGGTGAAGGCGCTGCCCAACGGCAGCCACCGCAGCCTGGCCGGCGCCTGGCACGGCGTGCCCGACGAGACGCTCGCGCCGGTCCTGATCGAGTTCTTCGGCTAGGGCTGGGCCGCCAGCCAGGCGTCGACGGCGGCCAGCCAGGGGTCGAGGGCCTCGCGGTGGACGCTGTGGCCGGCGGGCAGGACCCGGGTGGCGCCGCCGCCGAGGGCTTCGACGGCGGCCTTGCGGTCGAGGCCGGTCAGGTTGGAGCCGAGGGCCTCGTCGGCCAGGAGCATGAGGACCGGGAGCCGGGCGGCGGCGAGCAGGGCGGGCAGGTCGAAGGGGACGCCCCGGCGGAGGGCGGCGGCGATCGCCTGGCCGTCGCAGTCGGCCAGGTCGGCGACCCGGCGCTCGGCCTCGCCGCCGGGCCAGGCGGGGTTGGCGGCCTCCAGCTCGCGGTGGAGCCCGTCCGGGTTGGTGACGGCCCGTCGGGTGTCGGCCTCGATCCCGGCGGCCAGGCCGGCCCAGTCGATCGAGCTCGACCCGGGCGGGTCCTCCAGCACCAGCCGGCGCGCGAACCCGGGCCGCCGGCCCACCAGCTCCAGGGACACCAGCGCCCCCAGCGAGTGGCCGACCAGCAGCTCCACCGGCCCCTCGACCGTCTCGGCGACGTCGGCGGCCAGGTCGGCGAGGGCCAGCCCGGCCACCGTCCGCGGGCTCGCCCCGTGCCCCCGCAGGTCGACGGCCACCACCCGGAACCCCCGCCCGGCCAGGGCCGGACCCACCCGCCACCAGGTCCTCGACGACGACGTCACCCCGTGGACCAGCACGGCCAGGGGCCGGTCGGCCACCTCGGCGCAGGGCCTGTGGACAGCCGCCCGACCCTCGGGCCAGGGTGGGCTACCCTCCCGGTTCGGGGGCCCCGGAAGCCGGGGAGGGGCGGGCTCCCGCGCGCCCGACGAACCCGGCGCGACCCACGACGCGACCCACGAACGGGTGGCGAGGCGGGGCACCTCAGGCGCCGGCGACGGTCATCTCGCCGATGAGGAGGCTGGAGCCGCCGATGGAGCCGGTGGTGAAGCGGAGGTCGGAGCCGACGGCGTCGATGCCCTTGAGGATGTCGAGGAGGTGGGCGGCGACGGTCGCCTCCCGGACCGGCTCGGCCAGCTGGCCGTCGCGGATCAGGAGGCCGCTGACCCCGACGGAGAAGTCGCCGGTGATCGGGTTGGCGCCCGAGTGGACCCCGGACACGTCCTGGACGAGCAGGCCCTCGCCGGCCCGGGCCAGCAGCCCGGCCTGGTCGAGCTCGCCCGGCTCCAGGAACAGGTTGTGGGCCGAGACCCCCGGGGTGCTCTTGAACGAGCCCCGGCGGGCGTTGCCGGTGGAGCCGGCCCCGCCGCCGTCGCGGGCCGCGGTGGCGGTGTTGTGCAGGAAGCAGGCGAGCACGCCGTCGTCGATCAGCACCGTGCGCCGGGTGGGGACGCCCTCGCCGTCGAACGGGGCCGCGCCCGGCCCGGCGACCAGGCGGCCGTCGTCGACCAGCCGCAGCCCGGCCGCGCCGACCCGCTGGCCGAGGCGGTCGGCGAACAGGCTGCGGCGCTTCTGCACCTCCTCGGCCGACAGGCCGGCCAGCAGCACTCCGAGCAGGCTCGGGGCGACCATCCGGTCGAACACCACCGGCACCGTCCGGGTCGGCGGCTTGACCGCCCCCAGCATGCGCACGGCCCGGTCGGCGGCCTCGCGGGCCACCGGGCCCGGGTCGAGGTCGTCGAGGGAGCGGGCGGCGTCGACGGCGTAGCCGACCTGGCTCTGGCCGTCCTCGGTGGCCAGGGCGACCGAGACGCACCAGGCGTGGGTGACCGCGAACGAGCCCTTGACCCCCAGTGACGAGGCGACGGCGACCTCGCCGACCACGTCGCCGTAGCGGGCCGACTCGACCTGGGTGACCTTGGGGTCGGCGGCCCGGGTGCGGGCCTCCAGGTCGAGGGCCAGGGTGACCTTGCGCGCGGGGTCGGCCTCGGCCAGGCGGGTGTCGAACAGGCCGTCAAGGGCCTCGTAGGCGGCCGCCTCGGGCAGCACGTTGCCCGGGTCCTCCCCGGACACCTCCAGGTTGGCCCTGGCCTCGGCCAGGCACTCGCGCAGGCCGCCGTCGCTCAGGTCGGCCGTGTAGGCGTAGCCGAGGCGGCCGTCGGAGACCACCCGGACCCCGACCCCGCTGGAGGAGGCCGAGGTGAGCCGCTCGACCTCGCCCTGGAAGGCGGTGACCGAGGTCTCGGTGGTCAGCTCGGCGTAGGCCTCGATCCCCTCACCGCCGGCGGCCTCGGCGGCCAGCCGCTCCACGACCGCGTCAAGCTCGATGGTCATGCCGGTCCTCCTGTGCCGCCGACGGTCATCTGGGAGATGCGCATGGTCGGGGCGCCGTTGCCGACGGGCACGCCCTGCCCCTCCTTGCCGCAGATGCCCTCCTTGACGGTGAAGTCGTCGCCCAGGGCGTCGACGGCCGCGACCACGCTGGGCCCGTCGCCGACCAGGTTGGCCCCGCGCACCGGCGTGGTCACCTCGCCGCCCTCGATCAGGTAGCCCTCGACCACCCC
Encoded proteins:
- a CDS encoding alpha/beta hydrolase, yielding MVNMVTSSDGTSIAFERMGAGPPLVMVDAAGSYRDFRPLRPPVELLSRHFTVYLYDRRGRGASGDTQPYAVEREVDDLAALIAEAGGSASVYAMSSGGLLALHAAASGLAIPKLALFEPPIEANELPTGETEFTAELAGLVAAGRRRAAVEFFHRGIGVPDEVMAQMTPAVWAALEAVAPTLVYDCRLSDAMSLPLVRTVTAPTLVLDSQGSTGDLTGMSAAVVKALPNGSHRSLAGAWHGVPDETLAPVLIEFFG
- a CDS encoding alpha/beta hydrolase — encoded protein: MADRPLAVLVHGVTSSSRTWWRVGPALAGRGFRVVAVDLRGHGASPRTVAGLALADLAADVAETVEGPVELLVGHSLGALVSLELVGRRPGFARRLVLEDPPGSSSIDWAGLAAGIEADTRRAVTNPDGLHRELEAANPAWPGGEAERRVADLADCDGQAIAAALRRGVPFDLPALLAAARLPVLMLLADEALGSNLTGLDRKAAVEALGGGATRVLPAGHSVHREALDPWLAAVDAWLAAQP
- a CDS encoding TldD/PmbA family protein; this encodes MTIELDAVVERLAAEAAGGEGIEAYAELTTETSVTAFQGEVERLTSASSSGVGVRVVSDGRLGYAYTADLSDGGLRECLAEARANLEVSGEDPGNVLPEAAAYEALDGLFDTRLAEADPARKVTLALDLEARTRAADPKVTQVESARYGDVVGEVAVASSLGVKGSFAVTHAWCVSVALATEDGQSQVGYAVDAARSLDDLDPGPVAREAADRAVRMLGAVKPPTRTVPVVFDRMVAPSLLGVLLAGLSAEEVQKRRSLFADRLGQRVGAAGLRLVDDGRLVAGPGAAPFDGEGVPTRRTVLIDDGVLACFLHNTATAARDGGGAGSTGNARRGSFKSTPGVSAHNLFLEPGELDQAGLLARAGEGLLVQDVSGVHSGANPITGDFSVGVSGLLIRDGQLAEPVREATVAAHLLDILKGIDAVGSDLRFTTGSIGGSSLLIGEMTVAGA